One part of the Desulfonema ishimotonii genome encodes these proteins:
- a CDS encoding polysaccharide biosynthesis tyrosine autokinase, producing the protein MKKNTAQNPMLKRYPNVLLDSMGAQSRFAEAYRTLRTNIHFSVMDRKIRSLVITSAGQSEGKTVTTFNLAYTMSQSGKSVLVIDADLRKPMISRLFNAAKARGVTELLSDAINADITHGVLDDFATDDLFKLVELQKKNGLLKLDSGKDVIEMYFHEGRLRDIIWATRPEEKKLASVLVESGVLSLENAKIALRRRKDTGQKLGAVLTDMGLISEKDLRGPLNMHTMESFQVVSRMKTGEFHFSDLPESYFNSDDADPFGLHQLYERKLKEGENYLFLRKQIETLIQKTDTPNLFVLPSGAIPPNPSELVGSDRMRFLISYLARRFDFVIIDTPPILPASDALLLAPQADGVAMVVKSGLLRRNMVGKAVAQLRRTQANLMGVILNRVDVRREGYYKYYQKYYSNYHADAA; encoded by the coding sequence ATGAAAAAAAATACCGCACAAAATCCGATGCTGAAACGCTACCCGAATGTCCTGCTGGACAGTATGGGCGCCCAGTCCCGTTTTGCCGAAGCCTACCGGACCCTCAGAACCAACATTCACTTTTCGGTGATGGACAGAAAGATCCGCTCACTTGTGATCACCAGCGCAGGGCAGTCAGAGGGCAAGACCGTTACCACATTCAATCTCGCCTATACCATGTCCCAGTCCGGAAAATCCGTGCTGGTCATCGACGCCGACCTCCGCAAGCCCATGATCAGCCGACTCTTTAACGCCGCCAAAGCCCGGGGGGTCACGGAGTTGCTCTCCGATGCCATCAACGCGGATATCACGCACGGTGTGCTGGATGACTTCGCAACCGATGATTTGTTTAAACTGGTCGAGTTGCAGAAAAAAAACGGGCTGTTAAAACTGGACAGCGGCAAAGATGTCATTGAGATGTATTTCCATGAGGGGCGGCTGCGGGATATCATCTGGGCCACCCGCCCGGAGGAGAAGAAACTGGCGAGCGTTCTTGTTGAAAGCGGGGTGCTGTCACTTGAAAACGCAAAGATCGCATTGCGCAGGCGAAAAGATACCGGCCAGAAGCTGGGCGCTGTTCTCACTGACATGGGACTGATCAGTGAAAAAGACCTGAGAGGCCCTCTGAATATGCACACGATGGAAAGCTTTCAGGTGGTTTCCCGGATGAAAACCGGAGAATTTCATTTCAGTGATCTGCCGGAATCCTATTTCAACAGCGACGATGCCGATCCGTTCGGTCTCCATCAGCTGTACGAGCGAAAGCTGAAAGAGGGGGAGAACTACCTGTTTCTGAGAAAACAGATTGAGACCCTGATTCAGAAAACCGATACGCCCAACCTCTTTGTCCTTCCCTCCGGGGCGATTCCGCCCAACCCCTCCGAGCTGGTGGGATCTGACCGGATGCGGTTCCTCATCTCCTACCTGGCAAGGCGGTTCGATTTTGTGATTATTGACACCCCGCCGATCCTCCCGGCCAGCGACGCCCTGCTGCTGGCCCCCCAGGCCGACGGGGTTGCAATGGTCGTAAAGTCCGGGCTGCTCAGGCGGAATATGGTGGGGAAAGCCGTGGCACAGCTCCGCCGCACCCAGGCCAATCTCATGGGCGTCATCCTGAACCGCGTGGATGTCCGCCGGGAGGGATATTACAAATATTACCAGAAATACTATTCAAACTACCATGCCGATGCGGCATAG
- a CDS encoding GumC family protein, giving the protein MNMQENETNITLSDYYNVMFKHRWLICICFVLVVSLTVFFTFQMTPVYEAATTMVIEDNYAVSPATGEQIEYGGYINQQMAFNTHLKMLTSRPVLEAVVRRLGLDAPNRKTEAAHTEFIPVRAFWAKIMKNIRLITGDEEKDALQADPLSAAISALADRITIEEVRDTHLLRIRVEDPDPVRAREIANALTQSYIEFDAGGRLRSSRDMLKWMTAQLYETRKKLEDAEVEFQAFKQQEKIFSIEGKQNMITQKIGDFNDAYLEARNQRLELDARLAELKRISKRKGQIHNARMLIDNTTIDTLYGQILEAEVEHNRLSRVYKEKHPKIQQIISKITKTRRKLNDEIRKEMENLKAQRTVLISKENVLQETIAGFENDALETNKKELRYTILRRNVETGKKLYDTLLGKIEASNIDEKLDISNIRVVEQADLPESPVRPNRKRNILLGIVLGGMFGIGLAFLREYLDQSFRTEEDIQKYLDLPVLSVIPEAEKP; this is encoded by the coding sequence ATGAATATGCAGGAAAATGAAACAAACATAACGCTCTCTGATTATTATAACGTCATGTTCAAACACAGGTGGCTGATCTGCATCTGCTTCGTCCTCGTCGTCTCTCTGACGGTTTTTTTCACCTTTCAGATGACGCCCGTTTATGAGGCGGCAACGACCATGGTGATAGAGGATAACTATGCGGTTTCCCCGGCCACCGGTGAGCAGATCGAATACGGCGGGTACATTAACCAGCAGATGGCCTTTAATACCCATCTGAAAATGCTGACCTCCCGCCCTGTTCTTGAAGCGGTGGTCCGCAGGCTCGGCCTTGACGCGCCGAACCGGAAGACGGAAGCCGCGCATACGGAGTTCATTCCCGTCAGGGCGTTCTGGGCAAAGATCATGAAAAATATCCGGCTTATCACGGGGGATGAGGAAAAGGACGCCTTGCAGGCAGATCCCCTGTCTGCGGCCATCTCGGCCCTGGCGGACCGGATTACCATCGAAGAGGTCCGGGATACCCATCTCCTGAGAATCCGGGTGGAAGACCCGGACCCGGTCCGGGCCAGAGAGATCGCCAATGCCCTGACGCAAAGCTATATAGAGTTTGATGCGGGCGGACGGCTCAGATCCTCCAGGGATATGCTGAAATGGATGACGGCCCAGCTCTATGAGACCCGGAAAAAACTGGAAGATGCCGAGGTTGAATTTCAGGCCTTCAAGCAGCAGGAGAAAATTTTTTCCATCGAGGGCAAGCAGAACATGATTACCCAGAAGATCGGCGATTTCAACGATGCCTACCTTGAGGCCCGGAATCAGAGGCTGGAGCTGGATGCCCGGCTGGCGGAACTGAAGCGGATTTCAAAAAGAAAAGGGCAGATCCATAACGCCCGTATGCTGATTGACAACACCACGATCGACACCCTCTATGGCCAGATCCTTGAAGCGGAGGTGGAACACAACCGGCTGAGCCGGGTGTATAAGGAAAAACATCCTAAGATTCAGCAGATTATCAGCAAAATCACCAAGACCCGGCGAAAGCTGAACGATGAGATCCGAAAGGAGATGGAGAACCTGAAGGCGCAGCGGACGGTTCTGATCAGCAAGGAAAATGTCCTGCAGGAGACCATTGCGGGATTTGAGAACGACGCACTGGAAACCAATAAGAAAGAGCTGCGCTATACCATACTCCGGCGGAATGTGGAGACCGGCAAGAAACTCTACGATACCCTGCTGGGCAAAATAGAGGCGTCAAATATTGACGAAAAACTGGATATCTCAAACATCCGGGTGGTGGAACAGGCTGATCTGCCCGAATCACCTGTCAGGCCGAACCGGAAACGGAATATCCTGCTGGGGATTGTGCTGGGCGGGATGTTCGGTATCGGCCTTGCATTTCTGCGCGAATATCTGGATCAGTCCTTCCGCACCGAAGAGGATATTCAGAAATACCTCGATCTGCCCGTGCTGTCTGTCATACCCGAGGCGGAGAAGCCATAA
- a CDS encoding polysaccharide biosynthesis/export family protein, with translation MTSMKTLKKRFGSALPAGLFLLIFLLGTPLWAQDEAYRIGPGDVLSVAIYAGGEKQQEVFLTPSAGGEVNVPFVGPVQAVGLTVTELENRIFAPLESDYFVDPSVNVHITEYHSLRYYISGAVNAPGLYEMRSRATLMKLIVKAGGVVSNRGNVAYILRDATEAVQNGENVEALVSLKARNRSDLNRLLDQGDMAQDISLESGDVVYIPFEKEQHIGESNIYVEGEVRKPGVYAFQPGLTALNACIVAGGFGKYAAPNRTRIIRKENNRQKIIKINLEKVRDGKTPDVALKPGDRINVPESWL, from the coding sequence ATGACCAGCATGAAAACACTAAAAAAACGGTTCGGCAGTGCGCTGCCGGCCGGTCTGTTTCTTCTTATTTTTTTGCTGGGAACACCGCTGTGGGCACAGGATGAAGCCTATCGCATCGGTCCCGGCGATGTCCTGTCTGTGGCGATTTACGCAGGCGGTGAAAAGCAGCAGGAGGTCTTTCTGACGCCCAGTGCCGGCGGAGAGGTCAATGTCCCCTTTGTGGGACCGGTTCAGGCTGTGGGGCTGACCGTTACCGAACTGGAAAACCGCATTTTTGCGCCCCTGGAAAGCGATTACTTTGTCGATCCCTCGGTCAACGTTCACATCACCGAATATCACAGCCTCCGGTATTATATTTCCGGGGCCGTTAATGCGCCGGGCCTGTATGAAATGAGAAGCAGGGCGACCCTGATGAAGCTGATCGTCAAGGCCGGGGGCGTCGTGTCAAACCGGGGGAATGTGGCCTACATCCTGCGGGATGCCACAGAGGCGGTTCAGAACGGAGAGAATGTGGAAGCGCTGGTGTCGCTGAAAGCCCGGAACCGGTCCGATCTCAACAGGCTTTTGGACCAGGGGGATATGGCGCAGGATATTTCCCTTGAATCCGGGGATGTCGTCTATATTCCGTTTGAGAAGGAGCAGCATATCGGTGAGTCCAATATTTACGTGGAAGGCGAGGTTCGGAAACCCGGTGTCTATGCTTTTCAGCCGGGGCTGACAGCCCTGAACGCCTGTATCGTGGCCGGAGGATTCGGCAAATACGCGGCCCCGAACCGGACCCGGATCATCCGAAAAGAAAATAACCGGCAGAAGATCATCAAAATCAATCTGGAAAAGGTCAGGGATGGAAAGACGCCGGATGTGGCGCTGAAACCCGGCGACCGGATCAATGTCCCGGAGAGCTGGCTGTAA